The DNA window ATCCTGGCGTGGGTGTCGTTCCGGTACGCGCGGGGGCTGGAGCGACGACGGCGGTGACCCGGCCGTCGGGGCGGCCGCGGTCCTCCGGAGTCCGGGTCCGGCCTCGGCACGGAGGTTAGGTTGGGCTACGCTGGCTCCGGTCGCGGCGACCGCCCGCCGTCCACAGCGACGTCCACAGCAAGGAGAGTCCCCATGCCGAAGAAGAACCGCCTCGTGCTGCTGATCCCCGCGGTGCTCAGTCTGCTCCTCGTCCTGGGGGTGACCACGGTCTTCTCCGCGTGCCCCCGCAAGGCCGACGGCACCTGGATGCACTGCCACAGCTGCCAGAACGCCGTGGCGGCCTCCGGCGGCGGCCTGCTGGTCCTCTTCGGCGCCTCCTCCCTCATCACCAACCGGGCCGCCAGGCTCGCCGTGCAGGCGCTCGCGATCATCGGCTCCGCGGTCGTATTCTTCATCCCCGGCGTCATCTGCCCGATGTGCGCCTCGCGCGCCATGCGGTGCTACGCCGTCTTCCAGCCCTACGTGAGGATTATGTCCGCTCTCATCGCCGGCTCCGGCGTCGGCGTCCTCCTCGGCTCGCTGCGGCGCCCGAGCCCCGCCCCCGCCCGGGTCCGCCCGTGAGCGGTGGCCTGTCTCTGCGCCGCGTCCCGCTCAAGACCATTCGCGCGCACCCCGTGCGCACGGCGGTCGTACTCGTCCTCGGGCTCGCCCAGACGGCCTGCGTCTTCAGCGGCCTCGTGCTCGTGCAGGCCATGGGGCGGGACCTGTCGCTGGCGGAGCGGCGGCTGGGCGCCGACATCCTCGTCTACCCCACCGCCGCCCTCCAGAAGATCGACAAGGACGACCTGACCATGCTGGGCACCCCGGTGGAGTGCCACCGGCAGCGGTCGGCGCTCTCGCGCATGGGCTCCAACGCCGATATCGAGTCGGTCTCCTATCAGATCTACATCCGGGACGCCCCCGCGAACGGGGACGGGGAGGCCACCTGGATCATCGGCTACGAGCCGCAGACGGACTTCGTCATTGCGCCCTGGCTGGAGGGGGGCGACGGCGCCCCGGGCGAGGGCGTCGTCGCCGGCAGCGACGCGCCCGTCGACGCCGCCGGGACCGTCACGCTATTCGGCCGGCCCTGGCCCGTCACCGCCCGCCTGGCGCGCACCGGATCCGAGCTGGACCGCGCCGTCCTGGCCGATATGGACACCCTGGGCCGGCTCATCGACGCCTCCCTTGACGCCGGCGTCGACACCTACGCCTCCCTCGACCCGCATCGCGACTACTCCGTGGCGCTGGTGCGCGTCGCGGACAGGGACCGCGCGCAGAGCGTGGTCGACTGGATCAATATCCACGTGCGCAAAGTGACCGCCGTCGGCAGCGGGGAGCTGCTCACGGGCACCGCCTCCGCCATCCGCGGCCACTCGGGCGCGATCGCCGCCCTGGCCGCCGTCGCGTGGCTGATCGTGCTCGCCGCCCTGGCCACCGCCCAGTCCATGCTCATGAACCAGCGCCGGGGGGAGCTGCGCGTGTGGCGCACGATCGGGGCGTCGCGCGCCACGATCGAACGCGTCATGGTCCACGAGGCGCTCGTGATCCACGCGGCGGGGGCCTGCACGGGGGTGGCGCTCGCCCTGCCCCTGCTGGCCGCCTCCGGGTCGGCGACGGGCGGGGCGCTCGCCCCGGCGCGGGTGCTAGCGGCGGCCGGCGCTGCACTGCTCGTCTCGCTGCTCGTCGGGTGCGCGAGCACGTGGCTGACCGTCAGGAGGGCCGCGCGCGCACTCGACGGCCAGGAGCTCCTGACGCCATGAGGCAGGAGGATCGCATGCTCTCGCTCAGAGGGATCGCATGGATGAACCTGCGCGGCCACCCCGCGCGGACGACGGCGCTGATCGTCTTCACGGCGCTCATGACGCTCGTCGCCTTCGGCGGCGCCCTGGTCGTCCAGGGGGTCCGCCAGAGCCTGGAAACGGTCCGGGCCCGCCTGGGCGCCGACATCCTCGTCGTCCCCGATGACGCCGGCAGCGAGTTCGACGCCCAGACCGTCCTCATCCAGGCCGAGCCGGGATACTTCTACATGGGGGCCGACGTGCTCGGACGGGTCGCCGCGACCCCGGGCGTGGAGCGGGCCTCGGCCCAGCTGTTCCTGGCCTCCACCCGGGAGAGCTGCTGCTCGGCCCGGCTCCAGATCATCGCCTTCGACCCGGCCACCGACTTCACCGTCCAACCGTGGATCGAGGATGCGCTGGGAGGCGGCGCCGTCGGCGAGGGGGACGTGGTCATTGGCAGCAATGTGACGGCCGGCAGCGGCGGGACCATCCGTCTGTTCGGCAACGATCTGCGCGTCGTCGGGCAGTTCGCGCCCACGGGATCCACGCTGGACAACGCGGTCTACGTGAATTTCGATACCTTCGACGCCGTCCTGAAGTCCTCCTTCGACAAGGGCCTCAACAAGTACGGGCGCCTCGCCTCCGAAGACGTCATCTCCTCGGTGTCGGTCGAGGTGGGGCCCGGCTACGACGTCGACGCCGTCGCCGCCGATATCGAGAACCGGGTGGACGGCGTCACCGCCGTCACCTCCAAGACCATGGTGTCGGGCATCGCCGACGGCCTCGCCGCGATCTCGCGCACGGTCGCGGTCCTGACCGCCGTCGTCTGGGCGACCGGCCTGATGATGACCGTCGTGGTCTTCACCCTGACGATCCGCGAGCGGCGCGGGGAGTTCGCCGCCCTGACGGCGGTGGGGGCGAGCCGCGGCGTGATCGCGCGGATCGTGGTCGGGGAGGCCATGACGGCCGATCTCATCGGCGGCGCCGCCGGCGTCGCGGTCTCGGGGGTGCTGCTCGGCTCGTTCCGCGTCCTGGTCGGGCAGGTCCTCGGGGTCGGCTTCGTGCTGCCCCCGGCGGGGACGGTGGCGGCGCTGGCCGTCGTCTGCCTGGCCTGCGCGGGGGCCGTGGCGGCGCTGTCCTCGTGGGCGGCGGTCAGGAGCATTAACCGGATGGACCCGAGCCTGGTGCTCAGGGAGGGCGAGTGACGTGGGCGACGCGAGGGTCGAGGCCAGGGCCGTAACGAAGG is part of the Actinomyces sp. oral taxon 414 genome and encodes:
- a CDS encoding DUF4418 family protein, whose amino-acid sequence is MPKKNRLVLLIPAVLSLLLVLGVTTVFSACPRKADGTWMHCHSCQNAVAASGGGLLVLFGASSLITNRAARLAVQALAIIGSAVVFFIPGVICPMCASRAMRCYAVFQPYVRIMSALIAGSGVGVLLGSLRRPSPAPARVRP
- a CDS encoding FtsX-like permease family protein gives rise to the protein MSGGLSLRRVPLKTIRAHPVRTAVVLVLGLAQTACVFSGLVLVQAMGRDLSLAERRLGADILVYPTAALQKIDKDDLTMLGTPVECHRQRSALSRMGSNADIESVSYQIYIRDAPANGDGEATWIIGYEPQTDFVIAPWLEGGDGAPGEGVVAGSDAPVDAAGTVTLFGRPWPVTARLARTGSELDRAVLADMDTLGRLIDASLDAGVDTYASLDPHRDYSVALVRVADRDRAQSVVDWINIHVRKVTAVGSGELLTGTASAIRGHSGAIAALAAVAWLIVLAALATAQSMLMNQRRGELRVWRTIGASRATIERVMVHEALVIHAAGACTGVALALPLLAASGSATGGALAPARVLAAAGAALLVSLLVGCASTWLTVRRAARALDGQELLTP
- a CDS encoding ABC transporter permease, whose translation is MLSLRGIAWMNLRGHPARTTALIVFTALMTLVAFGGALVVQGVRQSLETVRARLGADILVVPDDAGSEFDAQTVLIQAEPGYFYMGADVLGRVAATPGVERASAQLFLASTRESCCSARLQIIAFDPATDFTVQPWIEDALGGGAVGEGDVVIGSNVTAGSGGTIRLFGNDLRVVGQFAPTGSTLDNAVYVNFDTFDAVLKSSFDKGLNKYGRLASEDVISSVSVEVGPGYDVDAVAADIENRVDGVTAVTSKTMVSGIADGLAAISRTVAVLTAVVWATGLMMTVVVFTLTIRERRGEFAALTAVGASRGVIARIVVGEAMTADLIGGAAGVAVSGVLLGSFRVLVGQVLGVGFVLPPAGTVAALAVVCLACAGAVAALSSWAAVRSINRMDPSLVLREGE